The genomic stretch TTCCGATATTTCCTAAAGTTGCCAAACTAATTCCACGAAGTAAGTTTGCGCGTTTCATATCATTACTCAAACTTAAATCTATATCAACTTCACTACTGAAATATGAACCGAGCAATATTAAACCTGCATACATAACGAACAATCCAAAACCTGCAATCCAACCCGATTTTGCAATGAGTTTTTTCTTTTCTTCGAAAGAAGTAATTCCTTTTAAGTTCAACGAAATGATAATAACGCCACCAATTACAATTGCGCCAATCGCGTCAAACGTTTGATAACCAACTTCTAATCCTGTGAATAAAGGCGTTGTAAATTCCGAAGCTTTTATCGCTTCATGCGGCATCAATAATCCGATTCCGATAATTGCCAATAAAATTAAAACGATCAAAGGCGTTAAGAATTTTCCAAGAAAGTTTAAAATTTTAGATCTATTCAACACAAAAACTAATACCAACGCAAAATACAGACTACTTGTCAACAATGCATTTGTGCCAAAGTTGGGAAATATAGAAATTTCGTGTGTTGCTGCGGCAGTTCTCGGTGACGGAATTGTTACTGAAATGATATAAATAATAATGCAAAATATACTGCTAAATAACGGCGAAACTTTCTTTCCGAAATCAAACATAGAACCTTGCAATCGCGCATGCGCCAAAATTCCAAAAATAGGAACTACAACGGCTGTAATCATAAATCCGAGCGTAACCCAAAACCATTGATCGGTTGCTTGATAGCCTAATAATGGCGGTAATAGTAAGTTTCCTGCTCCGAAAAACATAGAAAATAACGCAAAAGAAGTAATGAAAAGTTCTTTATTTTTTGACATGTGAAGTTTTTTTAATTCCAACAATTATCAAACTGACAATCACGTATAGAATTCCGAAAATAATATTGATAAATTTTATGGTAGCAGTTGCAAAAGCTAATGTTGACCAATGAGATTGCAAATCGCCATAAAAAAGTTGAAGCAGCGCAAAGTTTTCAACTGCGTCTAAAAAAACGGCGAAAATGACCATTCTTAATAGTACAATTCCAAGTCTATAACCTAAATTTTCAGGCTGTTTCCACACAATTCTCGCCGTACGATGTATAATTAAACATAACAAAAAA from Kordia antarctica encodes the following:
- a CDS encoding branched-chain amino acid transport system II carrier protein, which codes for MSKNKELFITSFALFSMFFGAGNLLLPPLLGYQATDQWFWVTLGFMITAVVVPIFGILAHARLQGSMFDFGKKVSPLFSSIFCIIIYIISVTIPSPRTAAATHEISIFPNFGTNALLTSSLYFALVLVFVLNRSKILNFLGKFLTPLIVLILLAIIGIGLLMPHEAIKASEFTTPLFTGLEVGYQTFDAIGAIVIGGVIIISLNLKGITSFEEKKKLIAKSGWIAGFGLFVMYAGLILLGSYFSSEVDIDLSLSNDMKRANLLRGISLATLGNIGTAFLSVLVALACFTTAVGITTGTADYFKGLFNNSKNAYTITAIIACLIGIIIGQLGFHYIYMIAGPVLKFIYPIAIVLIFLNIAPTKYATPLVFRAVVLVTFIFGFLDMLAHFFPTNNLLVAFRETISLGGILDMLTHFFPENPYLIAFRETISLGTADFGWVLPSFLTFLVVGLVQKNKQA